In the Nitrospiria bacterium genome, one interval contains:
- a CDS encoding response regulator transcription factor encodes MPKKVLIIEDDPDTSSLVAHYLKQEGYSVGTASDGVMGLKQVRKNSPDLLILDIILPHMDGFEVCKKLRQDAATSRLPILMLTALGEESDKVVGLELGTDDYVTKPFSPKELVARVKGLLRRYEHREIGTLSSFHKYGPLILDEARQSVKVNGQGVRLTAKEFALLAQLLKRKGRVLTRQMLLETVWGYESQVTTRTIEVHIYGLRQKIPFLTKAIQTVVSSGYKLLDEGNQGTV; translated from the coding sequence ATGCCGAAAAAAGTTCTGATCATCGAAGACGATCCGGACACTTCCAGCCTCGTCGCACATTACCTGAAGCAGGAAGGATACTCTGTCGGCACGGCTTCCGATGGAGTGATGGGGCTTAAACAGGTCCGGAAAAACTCTCCGGATCTGTTGATTCTGGACATCATCCTTCCTCACATGGACGGTTTCGAGGTTTGCAAAAAACTGCGCCAAGACGCGGCCACATCGCGATTGCCCATTTTGATGCTCACCGCCCTGGGCGAGGAATCGGACAAGGTCGTCGGGCTGGAATTGGGAACGGACGACTATGTCACCAAACCCTTCAGCCCCAAAGAACTCGTGGCCCGCGTCAAGGGACTCTTGCGGCGCTACGAGCACAGGGAGATCGGGACCTTGTCGTCCTTCCACAAATACGGGCCCCTCATCTTGGACGAGGCGCGCCAATCGGTCAAGGTAAACGGCCAAGGGGTTCGTCTCACGGCCAAGGAGTTCGCTCTCTTGGCGCAGCTTTTAAAAAGAAAGGGAAGGGTGCTGACTCGTCAAATGCTTCTCGAAACGGTCTGGGGGTATGAATCTCAAGTGACCACCCGAACCATCGAGGTCCATATCTACGGACTCCGACAAAAGATCCCATTCCTGACCAAAGCCATTCAGACCGTCGTGTCTTCCGGATACAAGCTCTTGGATGAAGGAAATCAGGGAACGGTCTGA
- a CDS encoding VPLPA-CTERM sorting domain-containing protein, with translation MNYKTKLKQTVLGIFTLAVMFVAGFNGKALAVDINNGDLVLAVFGNNTEFIDNIGAATPLLTPGASTNFTIDSSTMSAIQGTNSPAWALIGFYYNPSTGDPTYLVAGSSQDASAYTAAQLSQVAPQNAWNTDAVWAALSSGDGLSSKLLPASDPNSFTSNFGTSGTLAGSFPVSMQTGLGGTLGIISADYSSDAIAQLGHATLTAGGLLTISGNAIAPVPIPAAMVLFGTGLVGLVGVARRNLMSV, from the coding sequence ATGAATTACAAAACGAAGTTGAAACAAACAGTCCTCGGGATTTTTACCTTGGCTGTCATGTTCGTTGCGGGCTTTAACGGAAAAGCCCTCGCCGTTGATATCAATAACGGCGACCTGGTCTTGGCCGTCTTCGGCAATAACACCGAGTTCATCGACAATATCGGCGCGGCCACTCCGTTGCTCACACCGGGAGCGTCGACGAACTTTACCATCGATTCTTCCACCATGTCCGCGATACAAGGGACGAATTCTCCGGCTTGGGCCTTGATCGGTTTTTACTATAATCCGAGCACGGGTGATCCGACCTATCTTGTGGCCGGGTCGAGCCAGGACGCCAGCGCCTACACGGCGGCCCAGTTGTCGCAAGTGGCTCCGCAGAACGCCTGGAACACGGACGCCGTTTGGGCCGCGCTCAGTTCAGGAGACGGACTTTCCTCGAAGCTTCTTCCCGCTTCGGACCCCAATTCGTTCACAAGCAATTTCGGTACGAGCGGCACGCTGGCCGGCAGTTTCCCGGTCTCCATGCAGACGGGGCTCGGGGGCACTTTGGGCATTATTTCGGCGGATTATTCTTCCGATGCCATCGCCCAGCTGGGACATGCGACGTTGACGGCGGGCGGCTTGCTTACGATCTCCGGGAATGCGATTGCTCCGGTGCCGATCCCGGCCGCCATGGTGTTGTTCGGCACGGGTTTGGTCGGGCTGGTGGGTGTGGCCCGTCGCAATCTGATGTCCGTCTAA